One genomic region from Sphingomonas paeninsulae encodes:
- a CDS encoding efflux RND transporter permease subunit, whose protein sequence is MSFRNISAWAIRNPVAPIVLFVALTLAGIVSFMQMSVNNNPDIAFPAAQVVVNQPGAAPTEMETQVAQKVEAALRGINGVEDMSTRIDEGSSQTFVQFNIGTSVDRAVNDVRDAIANIRGDLPDGILEPQVTRIDIDGGPIAFFSAEAVDMTLEQLSWYVDNTVAKRLLTVSGMAAIQRSGGVSREIRVVLDPVLMQGQGITAAQVNAQLRSMNLNAAGGRAEIAGSEQAVRVIGNAKNAFSLGETMISIGGGRSVKLSDIATVRDLYAEQRQVAKMNGRQVLSFSLAKSKGASDVAVYDEGLAVLKALEKENPKIHFTQLYTSVDYTKEQYHSAIDAMWEGAVLAVLVVFLFLRDWRATAISALAIPLSAIPAFWFMNLMGFTLNGISLLALSLVAGVLVDDAIVEIENIVRHMRMGKTAYQASIDAADEIGLAVMATTMSIVAVFLPVGLMPGVSGQFFKQFGLTIVAAVLVSLAVARLITPMVAAYFLKSHGAASHGESPLMHRYMALLRWSLDKGKSAAVRQKVGFKRHFARLADHRTWVMGIGFAAFLLTILAFGTLQFTGQPTVNTDYSQVKIEMAPGATLHQTEVVADQVSRVLHRAPEVAAAFSDVSVGSANVFITLRKDRTVTSVEFERSMAAKLREIPDARVTFQSQSGGLGRDVSIMLAGSDPDVVTRTAQKLVEEMSHLKELRAPRIDGDLQRPEVTIKPRLDVAADLGVTTTALSQTIRIATQGEIDQNAAKFSLSDRQIPIRVMLDETARTNLSTIENMPVPTVSGGSVPLKVVAEIGFGAGPSVLRRYNQNRRLAIGADFAPGVVTASKEIDALPTMKNLPQGVARVSFGDDKFQAEMMGNFIKAVLSGVLLVFAVLVLLYRRVLPPFVNMGSLLLAPLGGAIALHLTGNPLSLPVLIGLLMLLGIVAKNSILLVDFALEEMNKGIDRTTAILDAGHKRAQPIVMTTVAMVAGMLPIALSFSGDGSWRAPMGIVVIGGLLLSTVLTLVIVPPLFSLAIGFEARIGPRLRRRFTNGGGRAPEGVPTAAE, encoded by the coding sequence ATGAGCTTCCGCAACATTTCCGCTTGGGCGATCCGCAATCCCGTTGCCCCGATCGTGCTGTTTGTCGCCCTGACGCTCGCCGGAATCGTCAGCTTCATGCAGATGAGCGTGAACAATAACCCCGACATTGCCTTTCCCGCCGCACAGGTTGTCGTCAATCAACCCGGTGCCGCACCCACGGAAATGGAAACGCAGGTTGCGCAAAAGGTCGAAGCGGCTCTTCGTGGGATCAATGGCGTCGAGGATATGTCGACGCGTATCGACGAAGGCAGTTCGCAGACGTTCGTCCAGTTTAACATCGGAACATCGGTCGATCGTGCCGTCAATGATGTGCGCGATGCCATTGCCAATATCCGTGGCGACTTGCCCGATGGGATACTCGAACCTCAGGTGACGCGGATCGATATCGATGGCGGCCCGATCGCCTTCTTCTCTGCAGAAGCGGTGGATATGACGCTCGAACAGCTAAGCTGGTATGTCGATAACACCGTAGCAAAACGACTGCTGACTGTCTCAGGAATGGCCGCAATCCAGCGTTCGGGTGGTGTCAGCCGCGAAATTCGTGTGGTCCTCGATCCCGTTCTTATGCAGGGTCAGGGGATTACCGCTGCTCAGGTCAACGCACAGTTGCGTTCGATGAACCTGAATGCCGCGGGCGGGCGGGCCGAAATCGCCGGGTCAGAACAGGCGGTTCGCGTTATCGGCAATGCCAAGAATGCGTTTTCGCTTGGTGAGACGATGATTTCCATTGGCGGCGGGCGCTCGGTCAAGCTCAGCGATATCGCAACGGTGCGCGACCTTTATGCCGAACAGCGCCAGGTCGCGAAGATGAACGGTCGACAGGTACTGAGCTTTTCGTTGGCGAAATCGAAGGGGGCGTCCGACGTCGCGGTTTACGACGAAGGATTGGCCGTCCTGAAAGCGCTGGAGAAAGAGAACCCGAAAATCCACTTCACGCAGCTTTATACGAGCGTTGATTATACCAAGGAGCAATACCACTCAGCGATTGATGCGATGTGGGAGGGGGCCGTCCTCGCCGTTTTGGTCGTGTTCCTGTTCCTGCGCGACTGGCGGGCCACGGCCATATCGGCGCTGGCAATTCCATTGTCGGCTATCCCGGCGTTCTGGTTCATGAACCTGATGGGCTTTACGCTGAACGGTATCAGCCTGCTGGCACTCAGCCTTGTGGCGGGCGTTTTGGTCGATGATGCCATCGTCGAGATCGAGAATATCGTGCGACATATGCGCATGGGCAAGACGGCGTATCAGGCATCTATCGACGCGGCGGATGAGATCGGGCTGGCGGTGATGGCGACGACAATGAGCATCGTTGCCGTGTTCCTGCCGGTCGGGTTGATGCCGGGTGTGTCGGGCCAATTTTTCAAGCAATTCGGTCTGACAATCGTTGCCGCAGTGCTTGTCAGCCTTGCCGTCGCGCGCTTGATTACGCCGATGGTGGCGGCCTATTTCCTGAAAAGTCACGGAGCGGCCAGCCACGGTGAGAGCCCGCTGATGCACCGCTATATGGCGTTGCTGCGCTGGTCGCTGGACAAGGGGAAGTCCGCTGCGGTTCGTCAGAAAGTTGGATTCAAACGTCATTTCGCGCGACTTGCCGATCATCGGACATGGGTGATGGGCATTGGCTTTGCTGCGTTTCTGCTGACTATATTGGCGTTTGGAACGCTCCAGTTCACGGGACAGCCGACGGTCAACACTGACTATAGCCAGGTCAAGATCGAGATGGCGCCGGGCGCGACCCTCCACCAGACAGAGGTCGTTGCCGATCAGGTGTCGCGTGTGCTGCACCGTGCGCCGGAAGTTGCGGCCGCATTCAGCGATGTCAGCGTCGGCAGCGCCAACGTCTTCATTACTCTGAGGAAAGATCGCACCGTCACGAGTGTCGAGTTCGAGCGCAGCATGGCCGCGAAGCTGCGCGAAATACCGGACGCGCGCGTGACCTTTCAAAGCCAGAGCGGTGGCCTTGGCCGTGACGTGTCAATCATGTTGGCGGGCAGCGATCCTGATGTCGTTACCCGTACAGCCCAAAAGCTTGTCGAGGAAATGAGCCATCTGAAGGAATTGCGCGCGCCACGGATCGACGGCGACCTGCAGCGACCAGAGGTGACGATCAAGCCACGGCTCGATGTCGCTGCCGATCTTGGGGTGACGACCACCGCACTCAGCCAGACGATCAGGATCGCCACGCAGGGCGAGATCGATCAGAATGCGGCGAAATTCTCATTGTCGGATCGCCAGATACCGATCCGCGTCATGCTCGACGAAACTGCGCGGACGAACCTTTCCACCATCGAAAATATGCCGGTACCGACAGTCAGTGGCGGGTCGGTGCCGTTGAAGGTGGTGGCCGAAATCGGATTTGGGGCCGGCCCTTCAGTCCTGCGCCGGTATAATCAAAACAGACGACTTGCGATCGGAGCGGATTTTGCGCCGGGTGTGGTCACTGCATCGAAAGAGATCGACGCGCTTCCGACGATGAAGAATCTGCCGCAGGGTGTTGCACGGGTCAGTTTTGGCGATGACAAGTTTCAGGCCGAAATGATGGGCAATTTTATCAAGGCTGTCCTGTCAGGGGTATTGTTGGTCTTTGCGGTACTGGTGCTGCTTTATCGCCGCGTTCTTCCGCCATTCGTGAACATGGGGTCGCTGTTGCTCGCGCCATTGGGGGGCGCAATCGCGCTGCATCTGACGGGTAATCCCCTGTCACTTCCCGTGTTGATCGGGCTGTTGATGCTGCTCGGCATCGTCGCGAAGAACTCGATTCTACTCGTCGATTTTGCGCTCGAGGAAATGAACAAGGGGATAGACAGGACCACCGCTATTCTGGACGCCGGTCATAAACGGGCACAGCCGATCGTCATGACAACGGTGGCGATGGTCGCGGGAATGCTGCCGATTGCTCTCAGCTTTTCCGGGGACGGGAGTTGGCGCGCGCCAATGGGAATTGTCGTGATCGGCGGACTGTTGCTGTCGACCGTGCTGACGCTGGTCATTGTGCCGCCGCTGTTCAGCCTTGCAATCGGGTTCGAAGCCCGCATTGGTCCCCGTTTGAGGCGGCGGTTCACGAATGGCGGTGGGAGAGCGCCTGAGGGCGTTCCCACCGCCGCCGAATAG
- a CDS encoding PilZ domain-containing protein yields the protein MASNVWRILPVLPGMDEKRSAPRLVVSVTRASVRKITEQPAEASLADLSIYGCKIESPLDHDAGESVWLRFVGANPIHATIVWNEKGYAGCRFDEPIENSLFRSLTQSMTG from the coding sequence ATGGCTTCTAACGTGTGGCGAATACTTCCGGTTTTACCGGGTATGGACGAAAAACGATCGGCACCGCGTCTGGTCGTTTCCGTGACCAGAGCAAGCGTCCGAAAGATTACCGAGCAACCTGCAGAGGCTTCACTCGCCGACCTTTCGATCTATGGATGCAAAATCGAATCCCCGCTCGATCACGATGCAGGAGAGTCTGTCTGGCTGCGCTTTGTCGGCGCAAATCCCATCCATGCGACGATCGTCTGGAACGAAAAGGGATATGCCGGATGCCGTTTCGACGAGCCCATCGAGAATAGCCTGTTCAGGTCGTTGACCCAGTCCATGACCGGATAA
- a CDS encoding DUF2339 domain-containing protein has translation MFILFVGLVIGFVLLMDARSKISRLQTRVNLLEQGGSFESAAPLRVEASETPVAPEPINLELKPIPVEIPAIAQPQITPDRVHSFAPDPKPKQSWSFNFEDLFGRRLPIWAGGITLAIAGVLIAKYAIDAGVMKIFTPWVRVVGGLLFSAGLIAGAELASRHEKYVNDPRIRQALSGAGIATLYATVLVAANVYALIGPFAAFVALAAVTAGALALSIRFGAPSAVLGLAGGLAAPAMVGGMQPNVPMLAVYLALTIAGLAGVSRMQRWAWLGIIALAGGAGWSLWMIVASSALDTMASLSLGGLVLLLAIGLPMLVLNGPRATLFRSATTLVGAAQLALMVALGGFSMLNWGLFALLAAAGQWLNWRERGFAIVPTIGLVLSAALLIAWPDPALSDFVIVGLALALIHGGPLMLSVWKTPPVLQRMVELCGLALAVLMVPFVHYYPFFFHQTPRDMEFAWLSLGASLIPATALALGWTRDDRGGDRRFALATATTAILLGVAFCFATPDWLWPIGLAAIGASILFFGEQAKDVRTQTVAGVFAAIAVPLLAVTGIASFNDWERLAGIEHEITEPMAFVRWAFLAGVAVIFAIRARPGRVAKLAQIFATLLIYGAMAQILPVGLLPLVPPIALVCLAAVHSRIGWPQLAPASGTLGILITAWALWPAGIWLTGALASLGGVPMVLDPNTLTAAMIGKQLLIPALLVGVALWLWRAQMGQVALRVSATGAAIMGIIAVHALYRIGFASALGADFTRYGMTQRIMWEALLIGAGWGLSRGSGTFGRRLAAIMLIAAGALHTAWYTLLVYNPLWATQAVGGLPVINLIAPAFGLLFASVLLIRRMLPDRGERSFQWLIMILVAGFTWATLRQAFHGTLLVAPGVSGAEDILRSILAIGLAVGFLLWGIRTQSRDWRIASLVLLIGAVGKVFLFDASGLEGLMRIGSFIALGFSLIGIGWLYSRQLTHDAAAKITE, from the coding sequence ATGTTTATTCTGTTCGTTGGATTGGTCATCGGTTTCGTCTTGCTGATGGATGCACGGTCGAAGATTTCCCGGCTCCAGACGCGGGTGAATTTACTCGAACAGGGAGGCTCCTTCGAAAGCGCTGCACCGCTCAGGGTTGAAGCCAGTGAAACTCCAGTTGCGCCGGAACCAATCAATCTCGAATTGAAACCAATTCCGGTCGAGATACCTGCCATCGCACAACCTCAAATCACGCCTGACCGTGTGCACTCGTTTGCCCCTGACCCCAAACCGAAACAGAGCTGGTCGTTCAACTTCGAAGATCTGTTCGGCCGCCGTCTGCCGATCTGGGCCGGTGGTATCACCCTTGCCATCGCCGGTGTGCTGATCGCCAAATACGCGATCGACGCAGGGGTCATGAAAATATTTACGCCTTGGGTTCGCGTCGTCGGCGGTCTGCTTTTCAGCGCGGGTCTAATCGCTGGAGCCGAACTGGCATCGCGGCACGAAAAGTACGTCAATGATCCGCGCATCCGTCAGGCACTGTCGGGCGCAGGCATCGCGACACTGTATGCCACGGTCCTTGTCGCTGCGAACGTCTATGCGCTGATCGGTCCCTTTGCCGCGTTCGTCGCACTTGCCGCCGTCACCGCAGGTGCACTCGCACTGTCGATCCGTTTTGGCGCGCCCAGTGCGGTGCTGGGGCTGGCCGGTGGCCTTGCCGCACCCGCAATGGTCGGCGGGATGCAACCTAATGTGCCGATGCTCGCAGTCTATCTCGCGCTGACGATCGCCGGTCTTGCGGGCGTATCGCGGATGCAGCGCTGGGCATGGCTTGGCATTATCGCGCTTGCAGGGGGTGCTGGCTGGAGCTTGTGGATGATCGTCGCGTCGAGCGCGTTGGACACTATGGCGTCGCTGTCCCTTGGCGGGCTAGTGCTTTTGCTGGCGATCGGCCTGCCGATGCTTGTGCTCAATGGTCCGCGCGCCACGCTATTCCGTTCGGCCACCACGCTGGTGGGCGCGGCACAGCTCGCGTTAATGGTCGCACTCGGCGGGTTCTCGATGCTCAACTGGGGATTATTTGCGCTACTCGCTGCGGCGGGTCAGTGGCTGAACTGGCGCGAGCGTGGCTTTGCGATTGTTCCCACGATCGGGCTTGTCTTGTCGGCGGCGCTGCTGATTGCGTGGCCTGATCCTGCACTATCGGATTTCGTGATCGTTGGCTTGGCACTCGCGCTGATCCATGGCGGACCGCTAATGCTCTCTGTGTGGAAGACGCCGCCTGTCCTTCAACGCATGGTCGAACTGTGCGGGCTGGCGCTTGCGGTTCTGATGGTGCCCTTTGTCCATTATTATCCGTTCTTTTTCCACCAGACGCCACGTGATATGGAGTTTGCGTGGCTCTCGTTAGGGGCCAGCTTGATCCCCGCAACGGCGCTCGCGCTGGGTTGGACGCGTGATGATCGTGGTGGCGACCGTCGCTTTGCCCTGGCAACGGCCACGACAGCGATACTTCTGGGTGTAGCGTTCTGTTTTGCGACTCCTGATTGGCTGTGGCCGATCGGGCTCGCTGCAATCGGAGCCAGCATTCTGTTCTTTGGCGAGCAGGCTAAAGATGTTCGGACGCAAACTGTGGCGGGCGTGTTTGCGGCAATCGCAGTCCCTTTGCTCGCAGTCACCGGCATCGCCTCGTTCAACGATTGGGAGCGACTGGCGGGAATCGAGCATGAGATCACCGAGCCTATGGCATTTGTGCGCTGGGCATTCCTTGCCGGCGTGGCGGTGATCTTTGCGATTAGGGCGCGACCGGGACGGGTGGCAAAGCTGGCCCAGATTTTTGCAACGCTGCTGATCTATGGAGCCATGGCTCAGATCCTGCCTGTCGGGTTGCTACCGTTGGTGCCGCCCATCGCACTGGTTTGTCTTGCCGCGGTACATTCACGGATCGGCTGGCCACAATTGGCACCAGCTTCCGGAACACTCGGCATCTTGATTACCGCATGGGCACTCTGGCCGGCCGGAATCTGGTTGACTGGGGCGCTGGCATCGCTTGGCGGCGTTCCGATGGTCCTCGACCCTAATACGCTCACGGCAGCCATGATCGGAAAACAGTTGCTGATCCCGGCGCTGCTGGTTGGCGTCGCCCTGTGGCTATGGCGGGCGCAGATGGGTCAGGTGGCTTTACGCGTTTCAGCCACAGGTGCGGCGATTATGGGAATAATTGCGGTCCATGCCCTTTACCGGATCGGCTTTGCGAGCGCCTTAGGAGCCGACTTTACCCGCTATGGAATGACACAGCGGATCATGTGGGAGGCATTACTGATCGGAGCGGGCTGGGGTCTGTCGCGCGGATCAGGAACGTTCGGTCGTCGCCTCGCCGCGATTATGCTGATCGCTGCGGGGGCATTGCACACGGCTTGGTACACGTTGTTGGTGTACAATCCCTTGTGGGCGACACAGGCCGTCGGTGGCTTACCTGTCATAAATCTGATCGCTCCGGCGTTCGGGCTTTTGTTTGCCAGCGTCTTGCTAATTCGGCGGATGCTGCCTGATCGGGGCGAGCGGTCCTTTCAGTGGCTCATCATGATACTGGTTGCCGGGTTCACCTGGGCGACATTACGACAGGCTTTCCACGGCACATTGCTGGTCGCGCCGGGAGTGTCCGGGGCCGAAGACATCCTGCGCTCGATCCTTGCCATCGGGCTGGCGGTTGGTTTCCTCCTATGGGGTATCCGTACACAGAGCCGGGATTGGCGGATCGCGTCGCTCGTCCTGTTGATCGGTGCCGTCGGCAAAGTATTTCTGTTCGACGCTTCCGGCCTTGAAGGACTGATGCGGATCGGTTCGTTCATCGCACTTGGTTTCAGCCTGATCGGGATCGGCTGGCTATACAGTCGACAATTGACCCATGATGCCGCCGCAAAGATAACCGAATAA
- a CDS encoding TetR/AcrR family transcriptional regulator, which yields MGRRSDHSRAELQAMIVAEGHRQMSEVGYAHFSAREVAKRIGYSVGTIYNVFGSLDMLVVAINGRTLDQWRYHLEQRLETTSDNRLHAAIEAYFEYAIIHRHAWAALYDFRLPQEQRLPEGYEAKLTAIIDIVVAEVAAALPDHAQSQADALARSLLATVHGHCFFTLNGTFALLGESDPLGAAYARVQEAIAAASK from the coding sequence ATGGGACGTCGATCCGACCATAGCCGTGCCGAATTGCAGGCGATGATCGTGGCAGAAGGCCATCGCCAGATGTCCGAGGTCGGCTATGCGCATTTCTCTGCGCGAGAGGTAGCCAAGCGCATCGGTTATTCGGTTGGCACGATCTATAACGTTTTCGGTTCGCTCGATATGCTGGTGGTTGCGATCAACGGGCGGACGCTCGACCAGTGGCGCTATCACCTTGAACAACGTCTTGAAACGACCAGCGACAACCGTCTTCACGCGGCAATCGAGGCGTATTTCGAATATGCCATTATCCATCGCCATGCGTGGGCGGCGCTTTACGACTTTCGCCTTCCACAGGAACAAAGGCTGCCGGAGGGGTACGAAGCGAAGCTGACCGCCATTATCGATATCGTGGTTGCGGAAGTTGCCGCCGCCCTGCCCGATCATGCACAGTCGCAGGCCGATGCACTGGCGCGCTCGCTGCTCGCTACCGTTCACGGGCATTGCTTTTTTACATTGAACGGCACGTTCGCGCTGCTGGGCGAAAGCGACCCATTGGGTGCTGCCTATGCCCGCGTGCAGGAAGCTATCGCGGCGGCATCGAAATGA
- a CDS encoding sterol desaturase family protein: MAQSFIKRLAHDLEAPIEARGFGSGWFSGFFAIVLAVVGLCFVAALRWPEWFAMPQLVVIRDWTGFRLLVHVTLLTSYALALLSLLLRPRKSIGMTALVIALVASFLGGANVQPHDTQSWGIFFGIDFFAVNMVATGLMFAPIERIFPHQASQRLFRSEWREDLFYYLLSSMLVQIITFLALAPSGYINANTSNFGAMRAWIGALPWVVQFIMAMVLTDICQYWFHRMFHRVPFLWGFHAVHHSAKSMDWLAGARMHFVEIILLRGVTSLPLLTFGFLPSVMQTYVAVVYVYSSLIHANLRGDFDGLGRWLVVPRFHHWHHAIEAEGVDKNFAIHFPWLDRIFGTYYLPKSVWPKGYGVPEKVPTGYLAQLKYPFVRKQS; this comes from the coding sequence ATGGCCCAATCATTTATCAAACGACTGGCTCATGATCTGGAGGCCCCTATCGAAGCGCGGGGATTCGGTTCCGGCTGGTTTTCGGGGTTTTTTGCGATCGTGCTTGCGGTCGTCGGCCTGTGCTTTGTGGCCGCCCTGCGCTGGCCTGAATGGTTCGCGATGCCCCAGCTTGTCGTTATCCGGGACTGGACGGGCTTTCGCCTGCTTGTCCACGTAACCCTGCTGACCAGTTACGCGCTTGCCCTGCTCAGCCTGTTGCTGCGTCCCCGCAAATCGATCGGTATGACCGCACTGGTGATCGCGCTCGTGGCGTCGTTCCTTGGCGGAGCCAACGTCCAGCCGCACGACACGCAAAGCTGGGGAATATTCTTCGGAATCGACTTCTTTGCGGTAAATATGGTCGCAACAGGACTGATGTTCGCGCCGATCGAGCGTATTTTCCCGCATCAGGCCAGCCAGCGCCTGTTCCGTAGCGAATGGCGCGAAGACCTGTTCTATTATCTGCTCAGCTCGATGCTTGTCCAGATAATCACCTTCCTGGCTCTCGCGCCGTCCGGGTATATCAATGCCAACACCAGCAATTTCGGTGCGATGCGGGCATGGATCGGTGCGCTCCCGTGGGTCGTCCAGTTCATTATGGCGATGGTTCTGACCGACATTTGCCAATACTGGTTCCATCGCATGTTTCACCGCGTCCCGTTCCTTTGGGGCTTCCACGCGGTCCATCATTCGGCAAAGTCGATGGACTGGCTGGCGGGTGCGCGGATGCATTTCGTCGAGATCATCCTGTTGCGCGGCGTGACGTCGCTTCCGTTGTTGACGTTCGGCTTTTTGCCCTCAGTAATGCAGACCTATGTCGCGGTGGTTTATGTCTATTCGTCGCTGATCCATGCCAATCTGCGCGGGGATTTCGATGGTCTTGGCCGCTGGCTGGTCGTGCCGCGTTTCCACCATTGGCATCACGCGATCGAGGCCGAAGGTGTGGACAAGAATTTCGCGATACATTTCCCGTGGCTCGACCGCATTTTCGGTACATATTATTTGCCGAAGAGCGTTTGGCCCAAGGGCTATGGCGTTCCCGAAAAAGTGCCGACCGGTTATCTTGCCCAGTTAAAATACCCATTCGTTCGAAAGCAGTCGTGA